A window of the Cystobacter fuscus genome harbors these coding sequences:
- a CDS encoding lysophospholipid acyltransferase family protein produces the protein MARSRATPPRASVSPKARAKSAPAESVKPASSAEAARKPAPANEAKKQAAGAKQKPARPAEPQASEAPKAAAPKKKAATSKNKPSGKTRAPATAVRSAPVEGQTPTAPTALETTPPTGVSPATEAEMGLAAEPATPSAPVVHTAPEAPMPGREERLHPRTQEAEVLAVESALLEQEAAQAGMEETRRGIEEVLSEPVPEGPVDVPGFETEQAPSETEATPEVEPVLDGPKTLDTTGPSDLFFTATSPGAEPPRMRTRMSGLLSLARQIAFQTLASERVSRTVVSARGMVDAALTSLGLGGSTSVDEYGKDAALGGVLQPVVDFLYEHYWRVSVQGASHVPTGPVLLVANHSGALPFDGPMLQQALSRERPDLQEARWLAEDQVFHAPMMGTLMNRLGAVRACPENALRLLDELRPVIVFPEGSQGMGKPFAQRYQLKRFGRGGFVKLALRTGAPIVPVAIVGAEETVPLLGKLPAGFLGLDYLPVTLPPLPARWTLRFGEPISMGDLPPEAAEDLSQVQRLTERTRESIQGMLQALLKERRSVFSG, from the coding sequence ATGGCCAGGTCACGAGCCACCCCGCCGCGCGCCTCCGTGTCCCCCAAGGCCCGCGCGAAGTCCGCCCCGGCCGAGTCCGTGAAGCCCGCGTCCTCCGCCGAGGCGGCGAGGAAGCCGGCTCCGGCGAACGAGGCGAAGAAGCAGGCCGCCGGAGCGAAGCAGAAGCCCGCGCGCCCGGCGGAGCCCCAGGCCTCGGAGGCGCCCAAGGCCGCCGCTCCGAAGAAGAAGGCCGCGACCTCCAAGAACAAGCCCTCCGGGAAGACGCGCGCGCCCGCCACGGCCGTCCGCTCCGCCCCGGTGGAGGGACAGACGCCCACGGCGCCTACGGCCCTGGAGACGACACCTCCGACCGGGGTGAGTCCCGCCACGGAGGCCGAGATGGGCCTCGCGGCGGAGCCGGCCACGCCCTCGGCCCCAGTGGTCCACACCGCCCCCGAGGCCCCGATGCCTGGGCGGGAGGAGCGGCTTCACCCCAGGACGCAGGAGGCCGAGGTGCTCGCGGTCGAGTCGGCCCTGCTGGAGCAGGAGGCGGCCCAGGCGGGGATGGAGGAGACGCGGCGGGGCATCGAGGAAGTGCTGAGCGAGCCGGTGCCCGAGGGACCCGTGGACGTGCCGGGCTTCGAGACCGAGCAGGCACCATCCGAGACGGAGGCCACGCCCGAAGTGGAGCCCGTGCTCGATGGGCCCAAGACGCTCGACACGACGGGTCCCTCGGATCTGTTCTTCACGGCGACCTCACCGGGAGCCGAGCCGCCACGGATGCGGACGCGGATGTCGGGGCTGCTCTCGTTGGCCAGGCAGATCGCCTTCCAGACGCTGGCGAGCGAGCGGGTGAGCCGGACGGTGGTGTCGGCGCGGGGCATGGTGGACGCGGCGCTCACGAGCCTGGGGCTCGGGGGGAGCACGTCGGTCGACGAGTACGGCAAGGACGCGGCGCTCGGAGGGGTGCTGCAGCCAGTGGTGGACTTCCTCTACGAGCACTACTGGCGGGTGTCGGTGCAGGGGGCGAGCCACGTGCCGACGGGGCCGGTGCTGCTGGTGGCCAACCACTCGGGGGCGCTGCCCTTCGACGGGCCCATGTTGCAGCAGGCGCTCTCGCGCGAGCGGCCGGACCTGCAGGAGGCGCGCTGGCTGGCGGAGGACCAGGTGTTCCACGCGCCGATGATGGGCACGCTGATGAACCGGCTGGGGGCGGTGCGCGCCTGCCCGGAGAACGCGCTGCGGCTGTTGGACGAATTGCGCCCGGTCATCGTCTTCCCCGAGGGCAGCCAGGGCATGGGCAAGCCGTTCGCCCAGCGCTACCAGCTCAAGCGCTTCGGCCGGGGAGGCTTCGTGAAGCTGGCGCTGCGCACGGGCGCGCCCATCGTCCCGGTGGCCATCGTGGGGGCCGAGGAGACGGTGCCGCTGTTGGGCAAGCTGCCGGCGGGCTTCCTGGGTCTGGACTACCTGCCGGTGACGCTGCCGCCTCTGCCGGCGCGCTGGACGCTGCGCTTTGGCGAGCCCATCAGCATGGGCGACCTGCCCCCCGAGGCCGCCGAGGACCTCTCCCAGGTGCAGCGGCTCACCGAGCGCACCCGCGAGTCCATCCAAGGCATGTTGCAGGCCCTCCTCAAGGAGCGCCGCTCCGTCTTCTCGGGGTGA
- a CDS encoding SDR family oxidoreductase, giving the protein MEATQASKGGLRVAVTGAAGDLGRLLLPQLEQDADVESILVLDVAKPEGSKVDYHRVDLTRHDAESELSDALAEHAVDVFYHLAFLYGPVRDGSLAHELEVIGTMNVLSAVGRARVPRLIVPSLTALYGARASHPALLPEETPLMGCPGSRFITDKVEVEKQVRAFRERHPETRVIVLRFAPMFGPNMDNPATRMLAHRVVPTLLGYDPLWQALHEEDAARALYQALSANAEGEFNIVGRGVLPLSGLIRQAGATPLPLPGPLFRATLQTMTSLGGPGFPSSLLDYMHYGWVANGERAEEELGFIPMFHARDAVAAIRRS; this is encoded by the coding sequence ATGGAAGCAACTCAAGCGAGCAAGGGCGGCCTGCGCGTCGCGGTGACGGGCGCGGCGGGCGACCTGGGCCGGCTGCTGCTGCCGCAGCTGGAGCAGGATGCCGACGTGGAGAGCATCCTCGTGCTGGACGTGGCCAAGCCCGAGGGCTCCAAGGTCGACTACCACCGCGTGGACCTCACGCGCCACGACGCAGAGAGCGAGCTGTCCGACGCGCTCGCCGAGCACGCCGTGGACGTCTTCTACCACCTGGCCTTCCTCTACGGGCCGGTGCGCGATGGCTCGCTCGCGCACGAGCTCGAGGTGATTGGCACGATGAACGTGCTGAGCGCGGTGGGCCGCGCGCGGGTGCCCCGGCTCATCGTCCCCTCGCTCACGGCGCTCTATGGGGCGCGCGCCAGCCACCCCGCCCTGCTCCCCGAGGAGACGCCCCTCATGGGCTGCCCCGGCAGCCGCTTCATCACCGACAAGGTCGAGGTGGAGAAGCAGGTGCGCGCCTTCCGCGAGCGCCACCCGGAGACGCGCGTCATCGTCCTGCGCTTCGCGCCCATGTTCGGCCCGAACATGGACAACCCCGCGACCCGCATGCTCGCCCACCGCGTGGTGCCCACGCTGCTCGGGTACGATCCGCTCTGGCAGGCGCTGCACGAGGAGGACGCCGCGCGCGCGCTGTACCAGGCGCTGAGCGCCAACGCCGAGGGTGAGTTCAACATCGTCGGCCGCGGAGTCCTGCCGCTCTCCGGGCTCATCCGCCAGGCGGGCGCCACGCCCCTGCCCCTGCCCGGCCCGCTCTTCCGCGCCACCCTGCAGACGATGACGTCACTCGGGGGGCCGGGCTTTCCCTCGTCGCTGCTGGACTACATGCACTACGGGTGGGTGGCCAACGGCGAGCGCGCCGAGGAAGAGCTCGGCTTCATTCCCATGTTCCACGCCCGGGATGCCGTGGCGGCGATACGAAGGAGCTGA